In the Piscinibacter sp. XHJ-5 genome, one interval contains:
- a CDS encoding ECF-type sigma factor yields the protein MPNADISDQDLMELLRRVKAGEEGARDALFAGAYGELRQLARSRLRDGGRNTFLDTTALVHESYLRFIRTSELRVDDRRAFFAYAARVMRSVIVDTVRERQALRRGGDLQRCTLDTSVADEMPSGEDDVIKLHEALEQLATVEPRLARVVEMRYFMDSSEADIAEALDVTERTVRRDWRRARMMLAAMMP from the coding sequence ATGCCAAATGCCGACATTTCCGACCAGGACCTGATGGAGCTGTTGCGCCGCGTCAAGGCCGGTGAAGAGGGTGCGCGGGACGCGCTGTTCGCTGGCGCCTATGGCGAACTGCGGCAGCTGGCGCGCTCACGCCTTCGCGATGGCGGCCGCAACACGTTCCTGGACACGACTGCGCTGGTGCACGAGAGTTATTTGCGCTTCATTCGCACCAGCGAGCTCCGCGTCGATGACCGGCGTGCCTTCTTTGCGTACGCGGCGCGGGTGATGCGCTCCGTCATCGTGGACACCGTCCGTGAGCGCCAGGCATTGCGCCGGGGCGGTGACCTCCAGCGCTGCACGCTCGACACCTCCGTGGCGGACGAGATGCCGTCCGGCGAGGACGACGTCATCAAGCTTCACGAGGCGCTGGAACAACTCGCGACGGTGGAGCCGCGGCTGGCCCGGGTGGTCGAGATGCGCTATTTCATGGACAGCAGCGAAGCCGATATCGCCGAGGCGCTCGACGTGACCGAGCGCACCGTGCGCCGCGACTGGCGCCGGGCGCGGATGATGCTTGCCGCCATGATGCCGTAG